The Kluyveromyces lactis strain NRRL Y-1140 chromosome D complete sequence genome has a window encoding:
- the RPN7 gene encoding proteasome regulatory particle lid subunit RPN7 (similar to uniprot|Q06103 Saccharomyces cerevisiae YPR108W) translates to MSEDTEVQYVDPSVNRVPNYEASDHAFVLGQGNLSHLHEASRDALLKLIREDHMAPYYKHVCEELPSGAIEWDQSFYDSLVAKNEEEIKKLKDHLTEIEEKDEGELEKAQSWINLGEYYAKIGDKDNAEETLTKALDKAVSTGAKIDIMLTITRLGFFYNDQHYVKQKLEGVNAMIEKGGDWERRNRYKTYKGIHSMAIRDFKTAASLLVESLATFTSTELTSYENIATYAFVTGLFAFERTDLKEKIIDSPDLLALMTTTPALQSISSLSISLYTSEYKSYFPYLLETYDKVLLPSKYLNQHADYFVREMRRMVYAQLLESYKTLSIKSMAGAFGVSEDFLDKDLSKFIPTKQLNCVIDRVNGIVETNRPDNKNAQYQLLVKQGDGLITKLQKYGAAVKLTGTDRII, encoded by the coding sequence ATGTCTGAAGATACTGAAGTTCAATACGTGGATCCTAGTGTGAATCGTGTGCCAAATTACGAGGCATCCGATCATGCTTTTGTCCTTGGACAAGGGAATCTCTCTCATCTACATGAAGCCTCAAGGGATGCTTTGTTGAAACTGATCAGAGAAGATCATATGGCTCCATATTATAAACATGTGTGCGAAGAGTTACCCTCGGGAGCCATTGAGTGGGATCAATCCTTTTACGATTCGTTAGTGGCGAAGAACGAAGAAGAGATTAAGAAGTTAAAGGATCATTTaactgaaattgaagagaaagacGAAGGTGAGTTGGAGAAGGCTCAATCCTGGATCAATTTAGGTGAGTATTATGCAAAGATTGGTGATAAAGACAACGCCGAGGAAACGTTGACCAAGGCCTTGGATAAAGCTGTGTCTACTGGTGCCAAGATCGATATCATGTTAACTATAACCAGACTTGGATTCTTCTACAACGATCAGCATTACGTGAAGCAGAAGCTAGAAGGAGTCAATGCGATGATTGAGAAAGGTGGTGAttgggaaagaagaaatagatACAAGACTTATAAGGGGATCCATTCGATGGCCATCAGAGATTTCAAGACCGCTGCGTCCTTACTAGTCGAATCGTTAGCCACTTTCACTTCTACCGAGCTTACCTCGTATGAGAACATCGCTACCTACGCGTTCGTTACTGGGTTATTTGCATTTGAAAGGACtgatttgaaggaaaagattATCGATTCGCCTGACTTGCTAGCGTTGATGACAACGACGCCAGCGTTACAATCCATATCCTCCCTTTCCATTTCACTTTACACTTCCGAATATAAAAGTTATTTCCCATATTTGTTAGAGACCTACGACAAAGTGCTATTGCCCtccaaatatttgaacCAACACGCCGATTATTTTGTAAGGGAAATGAGAAGAATGGTTTACGCTCAACTATTGGAATCTTACAAGACGCTCTCGATAAAATCGATGGCTGGTGCATTCGGCGTCTCTGAAGATTTCTTAGACAAAGATCTAAGCAAATTCATACCAACGAAACAACTCAACTGTGTCATCGACCGTGTCAACGGTATAGTAGAGACAAATCGGCCAGATAACAAGAACGCTCAATACCAACTTCTCGTAAAACAGGGTGATGGATTGATTACAAAACTACAAAAGTATGGTGCGGCTGTTAAGCTTACAGGCACCGATCGTATAATATAG
- a CDS encoding clavaminate synthase family protein (similar to uniprot|P23180 Saccharomyces cerevisiae YHL021C FMP12 The authentic non-tagged protein was localized to the mitochondria), which yields MLRRSALNRAFVRFYSLDKGKGSKIIGREVTQYGITVKFQQQGQVKEQYLDHLLLRDASQSPKSVDPISSQKLFTTGSLLIDRGRPLEPIQPGIADIVDEGQGLYVHWNDGDQFTYTSEYLQSLVGESVSIKKYDPKVWNQEIVSKPDFLSALSIDYHSYMDPHDESSLFETIKKLDQYGIGLVTDIPDEAATNYSEWFVQMICERIGHVRTTFYGELFDVKNQASQANNIAYTAKPLPLHMDLLYLENIPGWQLLHCIKNSEGLEENGQNYFVDSLGALNYIKNKDPSVLKALETIPITYHYRRDDKRYYQQRPLVEHKKYETVVNYSPPFQGPFNLKDITDIPLLNQFKKGLYMFEEYINDPKNQFQIKLPENSCVIFHNRRILHARRQFDGERWLKGCYLDADTFSSKLSYLYEKFN from the coding sequence ATGCTACGTAGAAGTGCGCTAAATCGAGCGTTTGTTAGATTTTACTCCTTGGATAAGGGCAAGGGAAGCAAGATTATAGGACGTGAGGTGACTCAGTATGGAATTACAGTTAAGTTTCAACAGCAGGGACAAGTCAAGGAACAGTACTTGGACCATTTATTACTAAGGGACGCTAGTCAAAGTCCCAAATCGGTAGATCCGATTTCTAGCCAGAAGCTTTTCACCACAGGATCTTTATTGATTGATCGTGGTCGGCCCTTGGAACCAATCCAGCCAGGAATTGCTGATATAGTAGACGAAGGTCAAGGTTTATATGTTCATTGGAACGATGGTGATCAATTTACTTACACGAGTGAGTATTTGCAGTCATTGGTTGGAGAAAGTGTGTCCATTAAGAAGTATGATCCTAAAGTTTGGAACCAAGAAATTGTGAGCAAACCGGATTTTTTATCCGCACTAAGCATCGATTACCATTCATACATGGATCCACACGATGAATCCAGTCTTTTTGAAACGATCAAGAAGCTCGACCAATATGGTATAGGGCTAGTGACCGATATCCCAGACGAGGCAGCTACCAATTACAGCGAATGGTTTGTTCAGATGATCTGCGAACGAATCGGACACGTAAGAACCACTTTTTATGGGGAGCTTTTCGATGTGAAAAACCAAGCTTCACAGGCTAACAACATCGCTTATACTGCGAAACCTCTGCCTTTACATATGGATTTGCTATATTTGGAGAATATTCCAGGTTGGCAATTGTTGCATTGTATCAAGAATAGCGAAGGTTTGGAAGAGAACGGACAGAACTACTTCGTTGACTCATTGGGAGCGTTGAACTACATTAAAAATAAGGATCCCAGTGTATTAAAGGCATTGGAAACGATTCCTATCACTTATCATTATAGAAGAGATGATAAAAGGTACTACCAGCAAAGACCTTTAGTAGAGCACAAGAAGTATGAAACAGTGGTCAATTATTCACCACCATTCCAAGGACCATTCAATCTCAAAGATATCACTGATATTCCACTCTTGAACCAGTTCAAGAAAGGTTTATACATGTTCGAAGAGTACATTAACGATCCGAAGAACCAATTCCAGATCAAATTACCGGAGAATTCCTGTGTCATCTTCCACAACAGAAGAATTTTGCATGCTAGGAGACAATTTGACGGTGAGAGATGGTTAAAGGGTTGCTATTTGGATGCTGATACGTTCTCATCGAAATTGTCGTATCTATATGAAAAGTTTAATTAG
- the CTT1 gene encoding catalase T (similar to uniprot|P06115 Saccharomyces cerevisiae YGR088W CTT1 Cytosolic catalase T has a role in protection from oxidative damage by hydrogen peroxide) → MPSEYSSPPVYSTSNGFKYSHHPYGAQYSRPDGPLLLQDNHLIESLARFDRERIPERVVHAKGGGCHIEFELTDSLSDITYAAPYQSPGYKCPGIIRCSTVGGESGAPDTARDPRGFSFKFYTKWGNHDWVFNNTPVFFIRDANKFPHFIHTQKRSPRNHLGQASDTSMYWDYLTQNIESIHQITYMFGDRGTPASWSDMSAYSGHTYKFINAEGKLTYVQIHVLPENGFKTLSLEEANKLAGENPDYNNQLLFEKLEAGERPKFNCYVQTMTPEQAENFRYSINDLTKIWPHKEFPLRKFGTITLTHNVDNYFEEIEQLAFSPSNTCIPGIEPSNDSVLQSRLFSYPDTQRHRLGTNFMQLPVNRPVNMGREACPFAGANFQRDGPMCMFNFKDQPNYIASSGKNLVQFNTLDDNNAKSTHERFTGVVLEEDVVAEIKRQEENRVEHERVVNGKINEYYIVNGASPVDLEQPRALYEKVYNDKDKKTFVKNVVAHASKISNPEIKTRVSQYFGLLNEDLGKQIAEGLEIQWEPVSFETYARRISIASAF, encoded by the coding sequence ATGCCTTCTGAATACTCTTCACCTCCAGTTTACTCCACTTCAAATGGGTTTAAATACTCTCATCATCCATACGGTGCACAATACTCGCGTCCAGATGGTCCACTTTTACTACAGGATAACCATTTGATAGAATCTCTAGCTAGATTCGATAGGGAAAGAATTCCCGAAAGAGTTGTCCATGCCAAAGGTGGCGGATGTCATATCGAATTTGAACTCACTGATTCGTTATCTGACATCACATATGCAGCACCATACCAATCTCCCGGTTACAAGTGTCCTGGTATCATAAGATGCAGTACCGTTGGCGGTGAATCAGGGGCTCCAGATACAGCCAGAGATCCAAGAGGTTTCAGTTTCAAGTTTTACACGAAATGGGGGAACCATGACTGGGTGTTCAACAATACACCGGTGTTCTTCATCAGAGATGCAAACAAGTTCCCTCATTTTATTCACACTCAAAAGAGATCCCCAAGGAATCATTTGGGACAGGCTTCTGATACTTCCATGTATTGGGATTATTTGACTCAAAATATCGAGTCCATCCATCAAATCACGTATATGTTCGGTGATAGAGGCACTCCAGCTTCTTGGTCTGACATGAGTGCATATTCCGGTCACACTTATAAGTTTATCAATGCTGAAGGTAAGTTGACTTACGTGCAAATTCATGTGTTACCAGAGAATGGATTCAAGACTCTTTCATTGGAAGAAGCCAATAAGTTAGCTGGTGAAAATCCTGATTATAATAACCAATTGTTGTTCGAAAAGCTAGAAGCCGGTGAACGTCCAAAATTTAATTGCTATGTTCAGACGATGACCCCTGAGCAAGCAGAAAATTTCAGGTATTCCATTAACGATTTGACCAAGATTTGGCCACATAAGGAATTCCCATTGCGCAAGTTCGGTACCATTACCCTAACCCATAACGTCGATAACTATTTCGAAGAAATCGAGCAACTTGCTTTCTCTCCATCAAACACCTGTATTCCAGGTATCGAGCCATCCAACGATTCTGTCTTGCAATCCAGATTATTCTCGTACCCAGACACTCAACGTCACAGACTTGGTACCAACTTTATGCAGTTACCAGTCAATAGACCCGTGAATATGGGTAGAGAAGCTTGTCCATTTGCAGGTGCGAATTTCCAAAGAGATGGGCCAATGTGTATGTTCAACTTCAAGGACCAACCAAACTATATCGCTTCTTCCGGTAAAAACCTTGTTCAGTTCAACACATTGGATGACAACAATGCCAAGTCAACGCACGAAAGATTTACTGGTGTTGTATTAGAAGAGGATGTTGTCGCTGAAATAAAGagacaagaagaaaaccGTGTAGAACATGAACGTGTTGTTAACGGTAAGATCAACGAATATTATATTGTCAATGGTGCATCTCCAGTCGATTTGGAACAACCAAGAGCTCTATACGAAAAGGTGTACAACGACAAGGATAAGAAGACATTCGTCAAAAACGTTGTTGCACATGCTTCTAAGATCTCCAATCCGGAAATTAAGACTCGTGTGTCTCAATACTTCGGtcttttgaatgaagaTTTGGGTAAACAGATCGCTGAAGGCCTTGAAATCCAATGGGAGCCAGTTTCTTTCGAAACATATGCCCGGAGAATCAGTATCGCCAGTGCTTTCTAA
- the ANY1 gene encoding Any1p (similar to uniprot|Q03687 YMR010W Saccharomyces cerevisiae Protein of unknown function): MEIAKRIVEAAAEAASDDASEGYFSKIDQFYIPEWLTMQFVANNLISFTPLFSYGTTVLAIHKSQTSLGFSLDICATMLIASILRVSYYLITPYEITLLRQSIVMILIQLILLKVALNYRPEDAKYENLEPVETLSELLQDVWEQYFPANPFDVYSTDWKPLLKSLSWKNLLGFGYKIVLVCVYKFLKFFDPSFKRFKGFWQWNDDLMYWKFLLVFGSLQFFITLIISKVFNWESFSQWIGSLIGSLGLFIESLLPLPQISIFYKLKSVQGFKLIILVSWLCGDILKISYLVFGASNISVIFLCFGLFQMSLDIYIACQYIYYKYYYPSLRHDEENPEIMSSKEELELRDLSSLQKEMIL, from the coding sequence ATGGAGATTGCCAAGCGAATAGTCGAGGCTGCTGCAGAAGCAGCCTCAGATGATGCTTCTGAAGGTTATTTCTCCAagattgatcaattttatATTCCAGAATGGCTTACGATGCAGTTTGTTGCCAACAATCTAATCAGTTTTACACCGTTATTCTCGTATGGTACTACAGTTCTTGCAATTCATAAGTCTCAGACTTCGTTGGGATTTTCCCTGGATATCTGTGCTACGATGCTTATTGCAAGTATATTGAGAGTTTCTTATTATTTGATTACACCATATGAAATTACGTTGTTAAGACAGTCGATAGTGATGATCTTGATCCAACtaatattgttgaaagttgCATTAAACTATAGGCCAGAAGATGCTAAATATGAAAATTTGGAGCCTGTGGAGACGTTATCGGAATTGTTGCAGGACGTATGGGAACAGTATTTCCCAGCTAATCCGTTCGATGTGTATAGCACCGATTGGAAACCATTGTTAAAATCGTTGTCCTGGAAAAACTTGCTGGGATTTGGATACAAGATCGTACTAGTGTGTGTCTATAAGTTTTTGAAGTTCTTTGATCCTAGTTTCAAGAGGTTCAAAGGTTTCTGGCAATGGAATGACGACTTGATGTATTGGAAATTCCTTTTAGTTTTCGGATCGTTACAATTCTTCATTACACTGATCATCtcaaaagttttcaattgggaAAGTTTTTCACAATGGATCGGGTCGCTGATAGGATCTCTGGGTCTTTTCATAGAGTCGTTGTTGCCATTACCtcaaatatcaattttCTACAAGTTGAAATCAGTCCAAggtttcaaattgattATCTTGGTAAGTTGGTTATGCGGTGATATCTTAAAAATCTCTTACTTGGTGTTTGGCGCGAGTAATATCTCCGTCATATTCCTATGTTTTGGGCTTTTCCAAATGTCTTTGGACATTTACATTGCATGTCAGTACATTTACTACAAATACTATTACCCTTCATTGAGACACGATGAAGAGAATCCGGAGATCATGAGCTCGAAAGAGGAATTAGAATTAAGAGATCTATCATCTTTACAGAAGGAAatgatactttga
- the SPO11 gene encoding DNA topoisomerase (ATP-hydrolyzing) (weakly similar to uniprot|P23179 Saccharomyces cerevisiae YHL022C SPO11 Meiosis-specific protein that initiates meiotic recombination by catalyzing the formation of double-strand breaks in DNA via a transesterification reaction required for homologous chromosome pairing and synaptonemal complex formation) — translation MNVNSYQPLSQKIPGTNQAKHLTMSLRTLMGECYSRMKLKERMIPESRVVEFSEVESEEECQRQITNNMRFIRLALKEHAIPITVVFNGSITKRKRCEEGSGGKLLRWRYPEFANTKKKCSKVPQLLQLLHILNERIKTKKNTTTVRDIYYGNIELFESQQMVEMLFQRIEAMFNVEKLFFNVVSTQKGLIYSGPRLQIGSQLFHAECQLVPYDQGEMIVQQNQQLKVIVLEKDAIFQQLIQCQEMIKDWIIVTGKGYPDHLSRELLHKLDLSLQGNVQFHIFTDSDPYGIDIVTKYMVKCPRLIHKGVLLNQLITRNTESNSMLVLLPLSLRDATFAMGLIRRLCKEEEEEEGSVRKHTMRQNLKYEVQRQLFFQRKGEMNVVNNGNVQQYFKWMYSRIH, via the coding sequence ATGAATGTCAACTCTTACCAGCCACTTTCACAAAAGATCCCTGGAACGAATCAAGCTAAGCATCTCACCATGAGTCTCAGAACGTTAATGGGCGAATGCTATTCGAGAatgaagttgaaggaaaggATGATACCTGAATCCCGAGTCGTTGAGTTCAGCGAAGTggaatctgaagaagagtGTCAGCGGCAAATAACAAACAATATGAGGTTCATCAGACTAGCGTTGAAGGAACATGCAATCCCCATCACCGTGGTGTTTAATGGCAGTATTACCAAGAGGAAACGATGTGAAGAAGGTTCAGGTGGTAAGTTGTTAAGATGGAGGTACCCTGAATTTGCAAACACCAAGAAGAAGTGCAGTAAGGTCCCACAATTGTTGCAATTATTACATATATTAAACGAGCGAATcaagacaaagaagaatactACGACGGTAAGAGATATATACTATGGGAATATCGAACTGTTCGAATCGCAACAGATGGTTGAAATGCTATTCCAGAGAATCGAAGCCATGTTTAATGTCGAGAAACTGTTCTTCAACGTGGTTTCCACTCAAAAAGGTTTAATATACAGTGGACCACGGTTGCAAATAGGTTCACAGCTGTTCCACGCAGAGTGTCAATTGGTGCCATATGACCAGGGAGAAATGATCGTACAACAAAACCAACAACTCAAAGTAATCGTTCTTGAGAAAGACGCAATTTTCCAACAGTTGATTCAGTGTCAAGAAATGATAAAAGATTGGATCATAGTAACGGGTAAAGGCTACCCAGACCATCTATCTAGAGAACTACTACACAAGCTGGATTTGAGTCTACAGGGGAATGTACAATTTCATATCTTTACAGATTCCGATCCGTACGGAATCGATATCGTAACGAAATATATGGTAAAATGTCCCAGACTCATTCACAAGGGCGTATTGCTAAACCAATTGATCACAAGAAACACCGAATCTAATTCCATGTTAGTATTGCTACCGTTATCATTGAGAGATGCGACATTTGCCATGGGTTTAATACGACGTTTATgtaaagaagaagaagaagaagaaggaagtGTCAGGAAACACACGATGCGacagaatttgaaatatgaagTACAACGGCAgttgttctttcaaagaaaggGCGAAATGAACGTTGTGAACAACGGCAATGTACAGCAGTACTTCAAGTGGATGTACAGCAGGATACACTAG
- the PET127 gene encoding Pet127p (similar to uniprot|P32606 YOR017W Saccharomyces cerevisiae PET127 Protein with a role in mitochondrial RNA stability and/or processing): protein MLRYRYGVLRYASRKSHKANNSSKAASGTFEDAGILASKVAIIRQTPQDNLNTAGSNTKRGHSSIKTSDLSFKAFQDRLTEVPKNITGDTSKPPRLQHSLARCLYQPMNIVPLRDERTNVFNFTPFLEYVIRVEDFNFDSIAPFISPSDDVRLRNITREMDKKYCSSTSSMTGILSQLHFLISNFRPLNLEQLTKTIHPQHSTFTLGARTATAFILKRAEKGGNKFSISSDKSINRDIILSKLGHCLEALLTTEKSEFNSIFNKNFDNVKPQKSVDHYHYATIGDFVLRSQLDAWDPKLPGTGVFDLKTRAVAAVRHDLFHVENNENYTAYEINKRFGKFESFEREFYELIRSTMLKYSLQARIGDMDGIFVAYHNISKIFGFQYIPQEEMNYILHSNVDTKTREDFKVRDRLLKLLYGEEKLVTQHHHETNQFEISQRIGEAEFNISMQFLSSFLKTVEAGLSKHQHARITMKTVPKCPITKNKEPCLLIFVTPLESSELKAIESMKLQKVILQADNEVVEDYISELEELHEELAQKTTCFAVYAKHEFDNNFKANTSNIPYYNDFSTEMKKYVNKFISNSSSNWIHPYFHYPAEVEDWKVKFNVQQLGIDQRSNAYYQKFLKEQLNLLRVQSTDATKRSDNDFESVRSSMFKLMNGKEEESGPRDSSDISTLQAMLRAISTKNEGRKTASDRNVKKVMWNQK from the coding sequence ATGCTACGATATAGATACGGTGTGTTGAGGTATGCTTCTAGGAAATCTCACAAGGCTAATAATTCCTCAAAGGCAGCAAGCGGTACTTTCGAAGATGCTGGTATATTAGCATCGAAAGTCGCCATTATCAGGCAAACCCCACAGGATAATTTAAACACTGCTGGTTCTAACACTAAGAGAGGACATTCAAGTATAAAGACTTCTGATCTCAGTTTCAAGGCCTTCCAGGATAGATTGACAGAAGTTCCCAAGAATATAACAGGTGATACTTCCAAACCTCCAAGATTGCAGCATTCCTTGGCTAGATGCCTTTATCAACCTATGAACATTGTACCGCTACGAGATGAAAGAACTAACGTGTTCAATTTCACACCGTTCTTGGAGTACGTTATTCGAGTTGAAGATTTTAACTTTGATAGTATCGCGCCGTTTATCTCACCATCTGATGACGTTAGGTTGAGAAATATTACTAGGGAAATGGATAAGAAGTATTGCTCTTCTACGAGTTCTATGACAGGTATACTCTCCCAGCTTCACTTTCTCATATCTAATTTCAGGCCTCTGAATTTAGAACAGTTAACAAAGACGATTCATCCGCAACATAGTACGTTCACATTAGGTGCTCGTACAGCTACCGCATTTATCTTGAAGAGGGCTGAGAAAGGGGGAAACAAATTCTCTATTTCGAGTGATAAATCTATCAATAGGGATATCATTCTATCCAAACTAGGTCATTGTTTGGAGGCATTACTTACCACGGAAAAGAGTGAATTTAAtagcattttcaataagAATTTCGATAACGTCAAACCTCAGAAATCTGTGGACCACTATCATTATGCCACGATCGGTGACTTCGTATTGAGATCGCAACTAGATGCATGGGATCCAAAACTACCTGGAACTGGTGTTTTCGACTTGAAAACAAGAGCTGTAGCTGCAGTGAGGCATGATTTGTTCCATGTGGAGAATAATGAAAACTATACTGCATATGAGATTAATAAACGGTTTGGGAAGTTTGAATCCTTTGAAAGGGAGTTCTATGAACTGATAAGAAGCACTATGCTCAAATATTCCTTACAGGCTAGAATCGGTGATATGGATGGTATCTTTGTCGCCTATCACAATATCTCCAAGATTTTTGGGTTCCAATATATTCCCCAAGAGGAGATGAACTATATCTTACACTCTAACGTGGATACCAAGACCAGAGAAGATTTCAAGGTCAGAGATCGTCTACTTAAATTATTATACGGTGAGGAGAAACTAGTCACTCAGCATCATCATGAGAcaaatcaatttgaaatatcacAAAGAATCGGTGAAGCTGAGTTTAATATTAGCATGCAATTCCTTTCGTCTTTCCTCAAGACAGTTGAAGCAGGTCTTTCTAAACACCAGCATGCAAGAATAACAATGAAGACAGTTCCAAAATGCCCGATTACTAAAAATAAAGAACCTTGTTTACTCATTTTTGTGACTCCATTGGAATCGTCCGAATTGAAAGCCATTGAGAGTATGAAGCTTCAGAAAGTAATACTTCAGGCTGACAATGAAGTTGTCGAAGACTACATCTCTGAACTTGAGGAACTTCATGAAGAATTGGCCCAAAAGACCACTTGTTTTGCAGTTTACGCGAAGCACGAATTTGACAATAACTTTAAAGCCAATACTTCCAACATTCCCTATTACAACGACTTCTCaacagaaatgaaaaaatatgtTAACAAATTCATCAGCAACAGCTCTTCAAATTGGATACATCCTTACTTCCATTATCCAGCTGAGGTTGAGGACTGGAAAGTAAAGTTCAACGTACAGCAACTGGGGATTGATCAACGATCCAACGCATATTACcagaaattcttgaaagaacaattgaatCTCTTGAGAGTACAAAGCACCGATGCCACAAAACGTTCAGATAATGATTTTGAATCCGTACGAAGTAGTATGTTCAAATTAATGAACGGTAAAGAAGAGGAATCAGGACCTCGTGACAGCAGTGATATCTCTACTTTGCAAGCTATGCTTCGAGCAATATCAACGAAAAATGAAGGAAGGAAGACCGCTTCTGATCGAAACGTTAAAAAAGTGATGTGGAACCAAAAATAA
- the ERP4 gene encoding Erp4p (similar to uniprot|P39704 Saccharomyces cerevisiae YAL007C ERP2 Protein that forms a heterotrimeric complex with Erp1p Emp24p and Erv25p member along with Emp24p and Erv25p of the p24 family involved in ER to Golgi transport and localized to COPII-coated vesicles), which translates to MLYSIVSVLLVFISGFCAAESSNYAPFAISLPAFSKECLYHDLMSADDALVVGYQVLTGGNFEIDFEITSPDGSVIISEKQKKYSDFLLKSFGIGQYKFCFTNTHGTALKKVELTLELEKRTMGSEKENPEDVITNNAIEEIDRNLNKIRKMMDYLRAREWRNMSTVQSTESRIVWLSILTMGIMASISTLQATVVHFMFKDRQRNYV; encoded by the coding sequence ATGCTATACTCTATTGTTTCAGTTCTATTGGTGTTTATCAGTGGATTCTGTGCGGCAGAATCCAGTAACTATGCACCATTTGCGATTTCATTACCTGCATTCTCAAAAGAATGTTTATACCATGACTTGATGTCTGCTGACGACGCCTTAGTGGTAGGTTACCAAGTGTTGACTGGTGGCAACTTTGAAATCGATTTCGAAATCACTTCCCCAGATGGATCCGTCATTATCTCggagaaacaaaagaaatactCTGATTTCCTATTGAAATCGTTTGGTATCGGTCAATACAAGTTCTGTTTCACAAACACTCACGGTACTGCGCTGAAGAAAGTTGAACTTACGttagaattggaaaagagGACTATGGGGTCCGAGAAGGAGAATCCAGAGGATGTGATCACGAACAATGCAATCGAAGAGATCGACAGAAACTTGAACAAGATCAGAAAGATGATGGACTACCTGAGAGCCAGAGAATGGAGAAATATGTCGACTGTGCAATCTACAGAGTCCCGTATTGTATGGCTATCCATTTTGACAATGGGTATCATGGCCAGTATCAGTACTTTACAAGCTACCGTCGTCCATTTCATGTTCAAAGATCGTCAAAGAAACTATGTTTAA